From the genome of Arthrobacter sp. ERGS1:01:
CGGGCCAGTTGCCGCCGGTCCAGCCCGGCGAACCGGGGCCACCGGACCAGAGGGAATCGATATTCAGGCTCAATTGCTCGGAGCTGACGCCGCCAAAGATGCTGGCACCCTGGGCGCCACCGCCGATGGGCAGCGACTGGGTCTCCCAGTTGGTGGCCGGCGCCGAATACCAGAGCGTCTGGTCGGCGGCGGAAAGCTGGGACGCAGCGGCTATGCCGGCCGAGCTGACCGGAGCCACGGGCGTTTCGGCGGCGTTGGCGCCATTGATGGACGTCAGGCCCAGCCCGGCAATGACTGCCACGGCGCACGCAGCGGCAAGCGGCTTGGCGATAGTTCTTCGAATTTTAAGCAGGACCATAATCCCTCAGCAATGAAGCAGGCCGCCGGCGGAAGGCAATTTCCGGACACAACAGCATGATATGGATAACAAGTGACGTGACCCACAGTAATACATCCGATGTTTTACCGTCCATGATTTTCGTTCCATTCCGGATTGTTACCGCCGGCAGGGGCTTTCCACTACGCTGAAAATGAGCAAAGGAGCATGCATATGCCGGAAAAGTCTGCACCGCCGTCGACCACCGCGAAGGCCTCGGCCCGGACGTCGGCCAAGAACGCAGTGAAGACCGTCCCCACCCAAATCAGCCCGCTGGAGTTCATCGACACTGCCGACATCAGCGAGACCAGGCGCAGCGACGCCGCCGTGCTGCTGGAGCTGATGGCTCAGGAAACCGGCCAGCCGGCGACCATGTGGGGGCCGTCCATCATCGGTTTTGGCAGTTACCACTACAAGTACGCATCGGGCCGCGAAGGCGATGCGGCGGCCGCGGGGTTCTCGCCACGCAAGGCGTCACTGGTGCTGTACGGGCTGTCGTCCGCGCCCGGCGTCGAGCCCCTGCTGGAGCGGCTGGGCAAGGTCAAGCGCGGGGCCGGCTGCATCTACGTCAACAAGCTGGCGGACGTCGACCTGGACGTGCTGCGGGAGCTTGTCCGCAACGGCTACCGGCACATGACCACGGCTGACATCCAGTCGCTGCAATCCCAGAAGGGGCGGTCCGAATAGGGCCAGTCCCAACAGGACCGTTAGAGCAAAAGGCCCGGCCCCCGCGAACGGGGACCGGGCCTTTTGCTTGAAGCGTTGGGGAGGGTATTAGCCTGCAACAACGTTCAGGTTGATAACGGCGGTGACGTCTTCGTAGAGACGGACGTTTGCCGTGTACTTGCCAACCGACTTGATGTGGGCGGGCAGTTCAACCTTGCGCTTGTCAATGTTGCCGAGACCGGCAGCAGCGACAGCCTTTGCGACGTCGTCGGTCTTGACGGTGCCGAACAGGCGACCGGCCTGGCCGGCCTTGACGGTCAGCGTGACCGGCTTGGCCTGCAGGGCAGCAGCCTGGGCCTGAGCAGCTTCAACGGAAGCGTGCTCGTGAGCGGCGCGGGCAGCCTTGATCAGTTCGATCTGCTTTTCGCCACCCTTGGACCATGCCAGAGCGAAACCGCGGGGCAGAA
Proteins encoded in this window:
- a CDS encoding DUF1801 domain-containing protein, whose amino-acid sequence is MPEKSAPPSTTAKASARTSAKNAVKTVPTQISPLEFIDTADISETRRSDAAVLLELMAQETGQPATMWGPSIIGFGSYHYKYASGREGDAAAAGFSPRKASLVLYGLSSAPGVEPLLERLGKVKRGAGCIYVNKLADVDLDVLRELVRNGYRHMTTADIQSLQSQKGRSE
- the rplI gene encoding 50S ribosomal protein L9 encodes the protein MAKLILTHEVTGLGTSGDIVEVKNGYARNYLLPRGFALAWSKGGEKQIELIKAARAAHEHASVEAAQAQAAALQAKPVTLTVKAGQAGRLFGTVKTDDVAKAVAAAGLGNIDKRKVELPAHIKSVGKYTANVRLYEDVTAVINLNVVAG